From Lolium perenne isolate Kyuss_39 chromosome 5, Kyuss_2.0, whole genome shotgun sequence, a single genomic window includes:
- the LOC127299510 gene encoding cyclin-A2-1: MAARKDNPVLIACQAPSGRVTRAQAANNRGRFGVAHPAPVPVRKPPAKTNAKRGALDENACASAVTSAPQPKRRAVLRDVTNISCANSYKNCTAATKLQSKPPQKVARMPSKNKQCAKKAPKPPLPAVSEASFVNDSEEAQKGELFAPKEEPTALLEIKGSLSLQNIEWNRLSGFHEAFFQGRNTRDKSETADSKNGNYAGLNIIDIDKDNGNPQMCASYVAEIYANLMASELIRRPKSNYMETLQKDITKGMRGILIDWLVEVSEEYKLVPDTLYLTVYLIDIFLSRKYIERQKLQLLGITSMLIASKYEEICAPRVEEFCFITDNTYTKAEVLKMECQVLNDLGFHLSVPTTKTFLRRFLRAAQASHKAPSVTLGYLANYLAELTLTDYSFLRFLPSVVAASAVFLARWTLDQSDLPWNYTLEHYTSYKSSDIQMCVCALRELQGNTSGCPLNAIREKYRHEKFEGVANMLSPELSQSLFSIQANDINPLLIDNY; the protein is encoded by the exons ATGGCTGCAAGAAAGGATAATCCAGTCCTTATTGCTTGCCAAGCACCCAGTGGCCGTGTCACTCGAGCTCAAGCTGCTAATAACCGTGGAAGGTTTGGAGTGGCTCACCCTGCACCAGTACCTGTCAGAAAACCGCCGGCAAAAACAAATGCGAAAAGGGGAGCTTTGGATGAGAATGCTTGTGCAAGTGCTGTAACATCAGCTCCACAGCCTAAAAGGCGAGCAGTGCTCAGGGATGTGACAAACATAAGCTGTGCAAACTCATACAAAAATTGCACTGCTGCGACTAAGCTGCAG TCAAAGCCACCCCAAAAGGTGGCACGAATGCCGAGCAAGAACAAGCAGTGTGCAAAGAAGGCTCCTAAACCACCCCTTCCTGCTGTTAGTGAAGCTTCATTTGTTAATGATTCTGAGGAAGCTCAGAAGGGAGAGCTTTTTGCACCAAAAGAGGAGCCCACTGCTTTGCTCGAAATTAAGGGGTCATTGTCATTACAAAATATTGAATGGAACAGGTTGAGTGGGTTTCATGAGGCATTCTTTCAGGGAAGGAACACAAGGGATAAATCTGAAACTGCGGACTCAAAGAATG GGAACTATGCTGGTTTAAATATTATAGATATTGACAAAGATAATGGCAATCCACAAATGTGTGCTTCCTACGTTGCAGAGATATACGCAAACTTAATGGCCTCAGAG CTTATAAGAAGACCTAAATCGAATTACATGGAGACTTTGCAAAAGGACATTACAAAGGGGATGCGAGGGATTCTGATTGATTGGCTTGTTGAG GTTTCCGAAGAATATAAGCTCGTGCCAGACACGCTGTACCTCACTGTATATCTTATTGATATATTTCTCTCCAGGAAATATATTGAGAGACAAAAACTTCAACTTCTTGGGATAACTAGCATGCTCATTGCCTC GAAATATGAAGAGATCTGTGCACCTCGTGTTGAAGAATTTTGTTTCATAACTGATAATACATATACAAAAGCTGAG GTGCTGAAAATGGAGTGCCAAGTGCTTAATGATCTAGGATTTCATCTTTCTGTTCCTACAACAAAAACATTTCTCAG GAGATTCCTTAGAGCAGCACAGGCTTCTCACAAA GCTCCTTCTGTAACTTTGGGTTATCTGGCTAATTATCTTGCGGAGTTGACTTTGACCGATTACAGTTTCCTGAGATTTCTCCCTTCAGTGGTGGCAGCTTCTGCAGTCTTTCTTGCAAGATGGACCCTTGACCAATCAGACCTTCCATGG AACTATACTCTGGAGCATTACACCTCATACAAAAGTTCTGATATTCAAATGTGCGTATGCGCTCTACGGGAACTGCAGGGCAACACCAGTGGATGCCCCCTCAATGCTATACGTGAAAAGTATAGGCACGAAAAG TTTGAAGGTGTAGCCAACATGTTGTCACCGGAACTGAGTCAGTCGCTCTTTAGTATACAAGCTAACGACATCAATCCCCTGCTGATTGACAACTATTAG